One genomic region from Streptomyces sp. NBC_00582 encodes:
- a CDS encoding acyl-CoA dehydrogenase family protein, whose translation MTTAHVAAQPGLAAPSEEELVGRARAMREELLARQEEAERLTHLPDDLHEQFVANGFYDMFVPKTYGGLEVSPRTFFAVCKELARGDMGSAWCFALAANHALHVASWYPKEVQDRAFGDHDFRAASVSAPTVRAKRTDGGYVLNGVVDYCSGIPHSTWYLGQCMVEQEDGSAPVMGMFLAPRESFERLHNWGESTGLKATGSESIRFTDAFVEAELVVEDANMIDIPVKDGTVGSQLHGNPMYAGRGLLTFTVSLASLAVGGLYHALDEFERLMRTRKTPLPPVQLRLYDVDYQRHYGAAWTKIRTAELALDGVIAQHAEYCRGTVDGSREYTFVDDWSLACVVREIIIQLWETLEHDLLRVVGSGSMRQGERFDRIFRDMSSLLTHRNPMLREQAFRNTANLLLEIPPPEAR comes from the coding sequence ATGACCACAGCACACGTCGCCGCACAGCCCGGCCTGGCCGCGCCCTCGGAGGAGGAGCTCGTCGGACGGGCCCGGGCCATGCGCGAGGAGCTGCTTGCCCGCCAGGAGGAGGCGGAGCGGCTGACCCACCTCCCCGACGACCTCCACGAGCAGTTCGTCGCGAACGGCTTCTACGACATGTTCGTCCCGAAGACGTACGGCGGGCTCGAGGTCTCGCCCCGGACGTTCTTCGCGGTCTGCAAGGAACTCGCCCGCGGTGACATGGGCAGCGCCTGGTGCTTCGCACTGGCCGCGAACCACGCCCTCCACGTCGCTTCCTGGTACCCGAAGGAGGTCCAGGACCGGGCGTTCGGCGACCACGACTTCCGGGCCGCTTCGGTGTCCGCGCCGACGGTCAGGGCGAAGAGGACCGACGGCGGATACGTGCTCAACGGCGTCGTGGACTACTGCTCCGGCATCCCCCACTCCACCTGGTACCTCGGCCAGTGCATGGTCGAGCAGGAGGACGGCTCCGCCCCGGTGATGGGCATGTTCCTCGCACCCAGGGAGAGCTTCGAGCGCCTGCACAACTGGGGCGAGTCGACGGGCCTCAAGGCCACCGGCTCGGAGAGCATCCGCTTCACCGACGCCTTCGTCGAGGCCGAACTGGTCGTCGAGGACGCCAACATGATCGACATCCCGGTCAAGGACGGCACGGTCGGCTCCCAGCTGCACGGCAACCCGATGTACGCCGGACGCGGGCTGCTCACCTTCACCGTCTCCCTGGCCAGTCTGGCCGTGGGCGGGCTGTACCACGCCCTCGACGAGTTCGAACGCCTCATGCGCACCCGCAAGACCCCGCTCCCGCCCGTCCAGCTCCGCCTGTACGACGTGGACTACCAGCGGCACTACGGCGCGGCCTGGACGAAGATCAGGACCGCCGAACTGGCGCTGGACGGCGTCATCGCCCAGCACGCCGAGTACTGCCGGGGCACGGTCGACGGCAGCCGCGAGTACACCTTCGTGGACGACTGGAGTCTGGCCTGCGTGGTCCGGGAGATCATCATCCAGCTCTGGGAGACGCTCGAACACGACCTGCTGCGCGTCGTCGGCTCCGGCTCCATGCGTCAGGGCGAGCGGTTCGACCGGATCTTCCGCGACATGAGCTCGCTCCTCACCCACCGCAACCCGATGCTGCGCGAGCAGGCGTTCCGCAACACCGCCAACCTGCTCCTGGAGATCCCGCCGCCCGAGGCCCGCTGA
- a CDS encoding flavin reductase: MSTPSSVAPSGSRPVTAREFRDVIGRFATGVTVITTESGGIRYGSTASAVSSLTDDPPMLLICLNRNSATAAAVRDSAAFAVNVLAEDHVDLATRFASRVADKYDGVPTETASNGSPLLVGAIAHLICRVAEQVEAGTHYVFLAHVEEAMSYPGHPLAYFRGRFGRMQTAPEATVLREVRARVLDAGSDVEEVIDAGRWAEEFGVEAGRVHRALAALADEGLIRRQAGEYLIAPVPDSIIDEVYKAKLAIETGVAELTVGKVTTDQLARLRELMENTLGFVKDGRFTDPEGWVRANERFHEYMVELAGSTILLDTYRRLCLPGLNLRALDTASYASSSLLDDHRRLVEGYEAGDLAQVSAVLRQHARRPLEMRREDQLRRAADANPVV; the protein is encoded by the coding sequence ATGTCCACGCCGTCATCCGTCGCCCCGTCCGGCTCCCGTCCGGTCACCGCGCGGGAGTTCCGCGACGTCATCGGGCGGTTCGCCACCGGCGTCACCGTCATCACGACGGAAAGCGGCGGCATCCGGTACGGCAGTACCGCGAGCGCGGTCAGCTCCCTCACCGACGATCCGCCGATGCTGCTGATCTGTCTCAACCGGAACTCGGCCACCGCCGCGGCGGTCCGCGACAGCGCCGCCTTCGCGGTGAACGTCCTCGCCGAGGACCACGTCGACCTGGCCACGCGCTTCGCCTCCCGCGTGGCGGACAAGTACGACGGGGTGCCGACCGAGACCGCTTCGAACGGCTCGCCGCTGCTGGTCGGCGCCATCGCCCACCTGATCTGCCGGGTCGCCGAGCAGGTGGAGGCCGGCACCCACTACGTGTTCCTCGCCCATGTCGAGGAGGCGATGTCGTACCCCGGCCATCCGCTCGCCTACTTCCGCGGCCGCTTCGGCCGGATGCAGACGGCGCCGGAGGCCACCGTCCTGCGCGAGGTCCGCGCCCGCGTCCTCGACGCCGGCAGTGACGTCGAGGAGGTCATCGACGCCGGGCGCTGGGCCGAGGAGTTCGGCGTGGAAGCGGGCCGCGTCCACCGCGCCCTGGCCGCCCTGGCCGACGAGGGGCTCATCCGGCGCCAGGCGGGGGAGTACCTCATCGCACCCGTCCCCGACTCGATCATCGACGAGGTCTACAAGGCCAAGCTCGCCATCGAGACGGGCGTCGCGGAACTGACCGTCGGCAAGGTGACCACCGACCAGCTGGCCCGGCTGCGCGAGCTGATGGAGAACACCCTCGGCTTCGTCAAGGACGGCCGGTTCACCGACCCCGAGGGCTGGGTGCGCGCCAACGAGCGCTTCCACGAGTACATGGTCGAACTCGCCGGATCCACGATCCTGCTCGACACCTACCGCCGCCTCTGCCTGCCGGGCCTCAACCTGCGCGCGCTCGACACGGCGAGCTACGCCTCCAGCTCCCTCCTCGACGACCACCGCCGGCTCGTCGAGGGATACGAGGCCGGCGACCTGGCCCAGGTCTCCGCCGTCCTGCGGCAACACGCCCGGCGCCCGCTGGAGATGCGCCGCGAGGACCAGCTTCGCCGCGCCGCCGACGCGAACCCCGTCGTCTGA
- a CDS encoding acyl-CoA dehydrogenase family protein, which yields MSASLYAADSAPQPAAEGTVDHLLEVATRLRPVLRAAQAEHEALGGYSEAIHKQLLDAGFYRMLHPKRYGGLELPLEDFLRVAVEISRGDPGAGWSFVLGAGHAWHVASFFPEQAQEELFAEDLIAPGRTIPRGRAVRTAHGYRLSGTWDYCSGSMWSTHAMLVAHTFTERDEPLGLRAYIVPRSDYEILDDWGGVLGMRASSSNSLQVTDALVPEHLSVVYDFKDHTLGDTGTIGYRLHRNPMYLGRTLAFFNCELVATQIGAAWAAFDAFDELMATRPTSFPPMMPRTDSAEFHRWYGKMLAQIDAGETLLLGAMRQYTELGRRWERTRQEFTPEEDARLRGVILQGAQLANQAVDLAFSTAGSSSARLGSPMEKYYRDVAMFKTHIAAKWDVTYGSVSRFHFGQPLTF from the coding sequence ATGAGCGCAAGCCTGTACGCCGCAGACTCCGCCCCCCAGCCTGCGGCGGAGGGCACGGTCGACCACCTTCTCGAGGTGGCGACGCGGCTCCGCCCGGTCCTGAGGGCCGCGCAGGCGGAGCACGAGGCGCTCGGTGGTTACTCGGAGGCGATCCACAAACAGCTGCTCGACGCCGGCTTCTACCGGATGCTCCACCCGAAGCGGTACGGCGGCCTCGAACTGCCGCTGGAGGACTTCCTCCGGGTGGCCGTGGAGATCTCACGCGGCGACCCGGGGGCCGGCTGGTCCTTCGTCCTCGGCGCCGGACACGCCTGGCACGTGGCCTCCTTCTTTCCCGAACAGGCCCAGGAGGAGCTGTTCGCGGAGGACCTCATCGCGCCGGGCCGCACCATCCCGCGTGGCCGGGCGGTCCGCACCGCGCACGGCTACCGGCTCTCCGGCACCTGGGACTACTGCTCGGGCTCGATGTGGAGCACCCACGCGATGCTCGTCGCCCATACCTTCACCGAGCGGGACGAGCCGCTCGGGCTGCGCGCGTACATCGTCCCGCGGTCCGACTACGAGATCCTCGACGACTGGGGCGGTGTCCTGGGCATGCGGGCCTCCAGTTCGAACTCGCTCCAGGTCACGGACGCGCTGGTCCCCGAACACCTCAGCGTGGTCTACGACTTCAAGGACCACACGCTGGGCGACACGGGCACCATCGGCTATCGGCTGCACCGCAACCCGATGTACCTGGGCCGCACCCTCGCCTTCTTCAACTGCGAGCTCGTCGCCACCCAGATAGGCGCCGCCTGGGCGGCCTTCGACGCCTTCGACGAGCTCATGGCCACCCGACCGACGAGCTTCCCGCCGATGATGCCGCGCACCGACTCCGCCGAGTTCCATCGCTGGTACGGCAAAATGCTCGCCCAGATCGACGCCGGCGAGACTCTGCTGCTCGGCGCGATGCGCCAGTACACCGAGCTGGGACGGCGCTGGGAGCGCACTCGCCAGGAGTTCACGCCCGAGGAGGACGCCCGGCTGCGCGGCGTGATCCTGCAGGGGGCCCAGCTGGCGAACCAGGCCGTCGACCTGGCGTTCTCCACGGCCGGATCCAGCTCGGCACGGCTCGGGTCGCCCATGGAGAAGTACTACCGGGACGTCGCGATGTTCAAGACGCACATCGCCGCCAAGTGGGACGTCACCTACGGGTCGGTCTCACGCTTCCACTTCGGCCAGCCACTGACCTTCTGA
- a CDS encoding nuclear transport factor 2 family protein, which produces MAIGPKDVVRAFVDALNRQDWDRLGELITPDFTYTIQSYDLPGAGDPMDGETLVKVLAQMLALFDSTGPRIEITRLVGEAHWVVAEAVGSGFFRDGSRYDNRYANVYEVSGDRVRTVREYMDTQHTAQSFAAVTSGRGD; this is translated from the coding sequence ATGGCCATCGGCCCCAAAGACGTCGTCCGGGCCTTCGTCGACGCGCTCAACCGCCAGGACTGGGACCGTCTCGGCGAGCTGATCACACCGGACTTCACCTACACGATCCAGTCCTACGACCTGCCGGGCGCCGGCGATCCGATGGACGGGGAGACCCTGGTCAAGGTCCTTGCACAGATGCTCGCGCTCTTCGACTCGACCGGCCCGCGGATCGAGATCACCCGCCTGGTCGGCGAAGCGCACTGGGTCGTCGCCGAGGCCGTGGGGAGCGGTTTCTTCCGCGACGGAAGTCGCTACGACAACCGGTACGCGAACGTGTACGAGGTCTCCGGCGACCGGGTCAGGACGGTTCGCGAGTACATGGACACACAACACACCGCGCAGTCGTTCGCGGCGGTGACCTCCGGGCGGGGAGACTGA
- a CDS encoding GntR family transcriptional regulator: protein MPRAPKPTASNPTSTSLASAWTTSPVGRIAAPLREQVVTALREAILDFRLEPGRRLVERELVEQLDVSRTTVREALRELTSEGLIKVVPQKGAVVAVPTPDEARDLYEVRCALETLLVRRFIEKAPRSKVYALEAAAERFAEVASQDDAEPRDVLDARRDFNAVLHDGAGSEVLRQLVEGVQAKVRVLVVKGMSTNHAEVIQELRDIVAAVRERDADTAVEIYAKHMRRVAANVLEGLKGIQDR from the coding sequence GACCTCGACCTCTCTTGCCTCGGCCTGGACCACCAGCCCCGTCGGCCGGATCGCCGCACCGCTGCGCGAGCAGGTCGTCACGGCTCTGCGCGAGGCGATCCTCGACTTCCGCCTGGAGCCGGGCCGGCGTCTCGTCGAGCGTGAACTCGTCGAGCAGCTCGACGTCTCCCGCACCACGGTTCGGGAGGCACTGCGGGAGCTGACCTCCGAGGGGCTGATCAAGGTCGTGCCCCAAAAGGGTGCCGTGGTCGCGGTGCCCACCCCGGACGAGGCGCGCGACCTCTACGAGGTCCGGTGCGCGCTGGAGACGCTGCTCGTGCGACGGTTCATCGAGAAGGCGCCACGTTCAAAGGTGTACGCCCTCGAAGCGGCGGCGGAGCGCTTCGCCGAGGTCGCCTCGCAGGACGACGCCGAGCCGCGTGACGTGCTCGACGCGCGGCGCGACTTCAACGCCGTACTGCACGACGGTGCCGGCAGCGAGGTGCTGCGGCAGCTGGTGGAGGGCGTCCAGGCCAAGGTGCGCGTCCTGGTGGTCAAGGGCATGTCGACGAACCACGCCGAAGTGATCCAGGAACTGCGCGACATCGTCGCCGCGGTCCGGGAGCGGGACGCGGACACCGCGGTCGAGATCTATGCCAAGCACATGCGGCGCGTGGCCGCCAACGTCCTTGAGGGCCTGAAGGGGATCCAGGACCGGTAG